GTGGCCCTGGCCTGCGCCAGGCGGTCGGCCGGCACTTCGCAATGGAAGCTCGCGGGCAGCAGGCGGCCGGTGGCGCTGTCCTCGAGGCGGTCGAGCACCTGCCGCATGATGCGGAAGCTCGAGGGCACCAGGGCCCGAGGCGTCGCCCGAGTGGATGCCTTCGGTCAGCACCTCGACCTTGAGCGTGCCGCTGGCCATGCCGCGCAGCGAGGTGGTGAGCCACAGCTGGTCGTAGTTGCCGGCGCCGGAGTCGAGGCAGATCACCAGCTCGACGTTGCCCAGCCGCGGGCGCAGCGCGTCCACATACGGCAGCAGGTCATAGGAGCCGCTTTCCTCGCAGGTCTCGATCAGGCCGACGATGCGCGGATGCGCCGCGCCCTGGTTCTTGAGCGCCTGCAGCGCGGCGATGCTGGCGTACACCGCATAGCCGTCGTCGGCGCCGCCGCGGCCGTAGAGCAGGCCGTTCTCGTACTTGGGGGTCCAGGGGCCGAGGTCGTTGCGCCAGCCGGTGAATTCGGGCTGCTTGTCGAGGTGGCCATACATCAGCACGGTCTCGTCCATGCCGGTGCCGCTGGCGGCCACTTCGAAGAACAGCACCGGCGTGCGACCTTCGAGGCGCACGATCTCGAGCTTCAGGCCTTCGACCTTCTGCGCCTCGACCCAGGCCGCAGCATTGCGCAGCACGGTCTCCAGGTACCCGTGGGCCGACCAGTCCTTGTCGAAGCCCGGCGACTTGGCGGGAATGGCGATGTAGTCGGTGAGCTGCTTCAGAATGTCGCCGTCCCATTGGGCGGTGACATCGGACAGGGCGCGCTCGGCATCGAGCGTACCGGCGGGCATTTCGCGGTGCAGGGGGGCGTTCATCGAGTTCTCCGCGGCTAAGGAAAAAATCGCATTTTGCGCCTTGGAGCGACCCCGCGTAGAGTGCGGGCGATCTCAACCCGGAGCGCAATGTGAGCAAGGCAACATCGACTCGGATCAAGGTGGGCATCGGCGGCTGGACCTACGAGCCCTGGCGCGACAACTTCTATCCCAAGGGGCTCGCGCAGGCGAAGGAGCTGCGCTATGCGAGCCGCCAGGTGAGCGCCATCGAGATCAACGGCACCTACTACAGCACCTTCAAGCCCGAGACCTTCCGCAAATGGCATGACGAGGTGCCGGAAGATTTCATGTTCTCGATGAAGGCTTCGCGCTTCACCACCAACCGCAAGGTGCTTGCCACCGCGGGAGACTCGATCAAGCGCTTCATCGACAGCGGTGTGAGCGAGCTCGGCGACAAGCTCGGCCCGATCGTGTGGCAGTTCATGCCCACGAAGCCCTTCGATGCGGAAGACTTCGAGGCGTTTCTTCAACTGCTGCCGAAGAAGGAAGGCAGCCGCGCGCTGCGCCACGTGATGGATGTGCGGCATCCGAGTTTCATCACAACCGCCTACCAGGCGCTCGCGAAGAAGCACAAGGTATCGACCGTGTTCACCGATGCGGACAAGTTCCCGTCGTTCGAGGAGCCCGAAGGCGACTTCGCCTACGCGCGGCTCATGATGGCCGATGCCAAGCTGAAAACGGGCTACGCACCGAAGGCGCTCGACACCTGGGCTGAACGCGCGCAAGGCTGGGCCGAATCGCCGAAAAAGCGCGACGTGTTCGTCTACTTCATCAATGGCGCCAAAGAAAAAGCACCGGCCGCGGCCGGTGCGTTGCTGGAGCGCCTGGGTTGGAAGCCGCCGGAAGAGGCGGCCTGAGCCGAAAAAGCCTGATCGATCAGGCTGCGGCTTGCAGCGACGGCTTGGCGCCGAAGCTGATTTCGCCCGACAGCTGGCCACCTTCCTCGATCACGATCTTGCCGTAGCGGATCTTGCCGGTGACCTTGCCGGTCGAATGGATCACG
This genomic window from Variovorax paradoxus contains:
- a CDS encoding DUF72 domain-containing protein, producing MSKATSTRIKVGIGGWTYEPWRDNFYPKGLAQAKELRYASRQVSAIEINGTYYSTFKPETFRKWHDEVPEDFMFSMKASRFTTNRKVLATAGDSIKRFIDSGVSELGDKLGPIVWQFMPTKPFDAEDFEAFLQLLPKKEGSRALRHVMDVRHPSFITTAYQALAKKHKVSTVFTDADKFPSFEEPEGDFAYARLMMADAKLKTGYAPKALDTWAERAQGWAESPKKRDVFVYFINGAKEKAPAAAGALLERLGWKPPEEAA